A window from Pirellulales bacterium encodes these proteins:
- a CDS encoding multidrug efflux SMR transporter, translating into MAWLLLLAAIVLEVCGTTCMKLSEGFTKFVPSLLLFLFYVLAFTSLTFAVKVIDISTAYAIWAGLGTALIAVIGFWHFSDPVTPLKIGCIALIIVGVVGLNLQTGH; encoded by the coding sequence ATGGCTTGGCTGTTATTGCTTGCGGCGATCGTGCTGGAAGTTTGTGGGACGACGTGCATGAAGCTGTCGGAAGGGTTTACCAAGTTCGTGCCGTCGCTACTGTTGTTTTTGTTTTACGTGTTGGCGTTCACCTCGCTGACGTTTGCCGTAAAGGTGATCGACATCAGCACGGCCTATGCGATTTGGGCCGGGCTGGGGACGGCTCTGATCGCGGTGATAGGGTTTTGGCATTTCAGCGATCCTGTGACGCCCCTCAAGATCGGCTGCATTGCGCTAATAATTGTCGGCGTGGTGGGATTGAATTTGCAGACTGGGCATTAG